GCAGAGGGAACAAAAAGCGAAAAAGCGAAAAACGTGCAGCAATGGCTTGATGCCCAATCGTATGAGGTTAACTCGGATTTTGCCATGCCTATGAACACCGCTGCGGTAAGTGCGGTTTTAAACAGCAATATTTTGGGACCGGGGAATAATTCAGCACAGATCAACCTTATAGGCAATCCCAATTTTGTAAAGATCAAGGGGGACAGTATTTATGCAGGACTTCCTTATTTTGGCGAACGCCGAATGGGAGGGGGGTACAACAGCCGGGAAATGGGCATCACCGTAAAAGGACTGATACAGGATTATAAAACCAATACTAAAAACGAAGCTACCATCGTAACTTTTAACGCTGATGATACGCAGGGCAACGAGAATTATAACTTTATACTCAACATTTTTCCCAATCAAAATGTAAGTATGTCTGTAAACAGTACGCAGCGCACAACCATTCAATATCGTGGGACGATTCGCGCTATAGAAGAAAAACCTGAAACCAAAAAATAGCATCGTAAACACTAATAAAAGAGTAAAATAGCCAATTATTATGTAAAATAGAACGATTTAATTTTGCTGGTATATGAAAAAACGGAGCATACCTTTATAAAAGATATGCTCCGTTTTACTTTTAACTTATACAAGCGCTTTACCCGCGAATACTAGTCATTGTTATAGGTAAATGTATAAGTAGTTATCTCGCCTTCCCTGTTTTCGGTCATGGTTCTTGGGAAATTAGAATCGGTGTAGGTGTAGGTATATATAGCGTTTTCCTTAAAAAATCCTGTTGGACGATCTTCACTTAATATATTATTCAAAGAGAATTGTGCTGGATAATTATTTTCAGAGTCGATCGTTACTAATATTTCGCGCTGCTCAATATTTTGAAAAAACCCCTTATTATTATCATAGGTATATGTGGTAATGTATGAACTTCCTTGATCAGCCTTTACCATATTACCATTGCGAAGCGTATTAATACTGTCTTCGTAAAGATCATCATCATTTATAAGTGAATTGGTAATTTCAGAATTATCTTCATTATAACTTAATGCATACGTATTGGTACTTGCGTTTGCTATATCTGTGACAATCGTATCCACACGGCCTTGTGCGTCGTAGGTATACGATTCTAAAATTTCTACCTCGCCATCAGCATCATAAACATTGTTTTCTATTATAAGGCCATCTTCATAAATGTAATCCCGATAGCCATCTATAAATTCTGTTTTTATAAGCTTCATACCGTCATAGCTAAAGCGTACAACTTCTATCTCGCCGTCTGGGTTAACGACATCAACCTGAACAGGAAGAATATTTGAGGTATCTGTGATCGTGGGGGCGTCGTCAGAATTGCTCTCGCAAGATGTTAACGATGTAAATGCCATTGCCAAAACGGCAACCGTGTAAAGTACTTTTTTCATTTGGGGTCTATTTGATTAGTAGCCGGCAAAACTAGTTTTTTCCTTTTTAAGCCTTGTTATTTTGGGTTTTCGACTAGATAAACGGCAGTATCATACATTAGAAAGCCTGGGCTTAATTGTTTTACAAAATATGATACAGGTAGCTCGACGTAGTATTTTCAGGGATTTGCAAATACCACTAGAATATTTTGAGAAACTTTTTTGCCGAAATGTGCGGGTGCCGTTAATCGAAGGTAGTATGGAAGAAAATGAGGATAATGGATATTCTAAACTATTCTATTTTACATAATATAAGTTATAGAACAAAAGTAGTTATTCATTATTGTGGTGCGAATCTTCTTTTGTAACCAAATTAAAGAGATTGTAAACTACTAAATAACTGCTTCAAAATAAATTGAAACTTCGAATTTGGAATATACTATTGATCTGTAGCAGATAGAATATAAACTGCACCGTATCCTGGTCCTAATAATGTGCAAGCAAAATATTCGCTCTTTTTCAATTCTCTAATATGTACTTGAATATCTTTTCCTTTCACTTTAAATTCATTTGGTAAGTTTACCGCATAAAAAGTATTGTCAAATGTACTGGGCAATCTTGTAGAATTCTCAGTAAGTTTTATAAGAAATTTATCCCTACAGTCTACGCCAGTACCTAGTACTACAGCATTTAGTAGCTCATCCTTTGAATTATCATCATCTCCACTACATGAAATTAGTAAAAATATAAAACTAATAAACAGAACATTAAATTTTCTCATACTATCATTTCTTGAGCGTTCCTAAAATGCTGACTTATAAATAGTAACCTAAACTAAGCGAATATTTTGGAATAAACAAGAGGGAAATTTTGAATTTCAGATTAATATGACTTTTTGTACTACTTTAAAATTTGCGTATTCTGTACTAAGAGCAATAAATTTTCAAATACGCGATTGTCAGAGATTTTAAAAATCATGATTTGAGTCTATAAAGAACTTTGAAATTTAAAAATCTTTGTGAGTTTACTTAAATCAATTAGATTGAAATTACCAATACCTTTAGTTTCCTCTTCAAAATTTTCATCTCTTTCTCCAAATGACGCAAAGACTATAGACTGACCATTAATATAGCTTGATAATTCCTTTAAAAAGTTATTCATATCTCTGTTAGCCATATCGTGTTGAGAAGGTTCATCAAACACTAATAAACTTGGATGATTCGAATTGAATTTAACAGAAGTTTTATACAAAGCAGACGTATATGCCCATATAGCTCTAACAAAATCACTTGCAGAAGAATTATGTTTTAGCTTTCCTTCGATTTTCTTTTCCTCTTGTCTATCATCAAAATTTTTAACCAAATTTAGACCTTGAACTGTTGGAAAATATCCGTCATAAGGTATAGAAATTTCATCTACCTCATAACTTCGATAATTAAACTTACTCAATAATTGCTTGAATTCTATATTGAAATATTTCATTTTCTGAAAATCTAATGGAGAATAAAAACTACCAGGTAAATCCTTAATCTCTCCTAATATTTTAGTGTACTTTTTTGAGAGAGTTCTAAAATCGTTTATTATAGAATCTGTTTTAATTTGTAGTCTTTTATAATGTTTGAATTGAGTTTCCAATCTAATTCTTCTTTCTATTTCAAATTGTGATGGAATTCTATCATCTGATACTAATTCTCTATTAATAGATTTTAAAGTTGAGCGACTCTTTCTGACATAATCTTCTAATCGTTCTAATTTTGCCTTTAATTTTATCAAACTATCTTCCTGTCCCGAAATGAATGTTGTATACATTTCTTTCTGAGCCTTTAGATGTTCTATATTCTCGTCTAATCTCATGTAATCTTGGTCGATTTCTTGCGGTAAGAGTGTGTCTTTAATACTTTGACTACATGTCGGACAATTTTCTGTAGGTAAAGTCAAATTTACTTGACTTGCAAAATCATTTACTTTTTTCAAAGCAATATAATTTTCTAAATCCTTAATGGTATTTGAATAATCTCTTTTATATTCTTTTAGCTCTCTTGATAAAATAACAATATCATTATTAGTATTTTGCTTTTCAACATTAGCATAAGATATCTGTTCACTTATTTTCTTGGAACGAAGACTTAATTTCTCTGTATTCTCTCCAGTAGTTGGTACATCTTTCCTGTTAGATGCATCTAATTCACTTTTTACTATGCTTAAATATTCATTTATATTTTTATATTCACCATCTTCAACTAACCTTCTGATATATATATTATCTTCTGGTTTTATAATGAATGCATCAGAATCGATACCCTGTATCTGAAAAGATTCACTACTTAATAAATCTTTAAAGTCAAGAAATTTTTGTTCCCATTGATGTTCAATTATCTTCTTATTAAAATTTAGTTTCGTTTTCTTTTTTTGGTTTTCTAAAACATCTAAATTTAAAATAAACTCAATAACTTTTGATTTTGGGTCTCTTATTTTATAATAAGGTATGGTGGATAAAAAGTCTGACCAACCATTTTTTTGTTCAATAGTAAATGATGGAAAAAGTGCTTGTAAATAAAGCTTTCTTTCTGATCCATCTGTATAATTGACTTTAGGTAATGATATACCTAAAAACTTTTCTAAATATGCATGAAAACCAAACTCTTGATTCTGAGCTGCATTCTTATCGTGTAAATACATTTCCAAATAATCTATATCGGACTTTACATTATTATTAGTTATGAGGCTACCATTATAAACCTTAATATATCTTGGATCAAACTTTTCATTTACGATGTATCTCAGTATCGTAATAATTTCACCTTTTGAATTTTCTATTTCAAGAAGAACGTTTGATTCTATAATTGGGATAGTTTCATGACCAACAATAATTTTTTCTTTAAGGACATATTGTAAAGCTGCTGTGTTTTTACCACCAATAAGTTCTTCCATCCCTAAGCCATAAAGTAGACTTTGAAAAATAGTACTCTTACCAGAAGAATTATTTCCTCTTATAATATTTAAACCTTTTTTAAAAATAAATTTGTTTCCAAAAAGACCTTCCTTATTAATAATATTTATTCTTAACCCATTGATCTTTATCATTTCCAGTCTTTTGCTAATTTGTCAATTTTTGAGTCTGAAACTATTTTGCCATATCTATTTAAAATCATTTTTTCATTTGAATATGCTTCCTCAATTGAATCTATTTTTGTCAAGTATTGTTTTCCTTTTAAAGTAAGGGTATATTTTCCTTTCTCCTCTTTTAATAATTTTTCACCTATAGCAAATGCAATTGCTCTATTAACATGTGGAGACAAAGTCCAAATACTCATTTCTGATTCAAAATCACTAGATATCCATTTCATTAATTTTTTTTTGTTTTTATAACTTTGAAAAACCCAAGAAAAAAGATGTAATTTCAATAACGAACATCCTGCAGTCGAAGCACCATCTCTAATAACTAATAACAATTGACCAATTTTCCATATTGGACGATAATCAGCTGTTTGAGCTATTGGTCTTCTTTTGAAAAATACTTCATCTTTTTCTCTCATTTTATATAAAATTTAATGAGCACTCCAATAACCAACGAGACACAACTTGATTAGCTAAATCGCGTAACATAATTGTGTCGAATCCATTAAGTTGTATTAGTAATTTTTGTTCTACGTTATTTATCTGCTCTTTAATGAAGAGTTTTTTATCTGGAATAGAACCAAGTGAATCAAATGTAACTTCTTCTTCTAGTTGTGCAATAATTCTTTTAAAACGTTCATAGTCTCTTGGATGTTTGACTCTAAGAAAATCTAAAGTTTTCTTTCCTTTTAAATATCTATCTATTGAAATATTAGTAGCAGTTAAAACACTTTTCTCTAATTCTGTAATATCCGAAAAATCTTTTTGATAAACCTTTGTGTATTTACGTTTAGCGTTATCTACATATTTATTTTTGCTGGAAATCAATTCTTTTTTTTCTTTGGTATCAATGGAAGGGTCGAATCGAATCCCATCATTTGTGAATTTAAAATATTGAACGTAATCCTCTGCATCGTGGATAATTATTTTAAAATCATTATCTACAATCTCAAGATTTTTATTTAAAACTT
This portion of the Flavimarina sp. Hel_I_48 genome encodes:
- a CDS encoding DUF4251 domain-containing protein is translated as MKKIHFFTTVLLICFGISLISCGISKNKSTAEGTKSEKAKNVQQWLDAQSYEVNSDFAMPMNTAAVSAVLNSNILGPGNNSAQINLIGNPNFVKIKGDSIYAGLPYFGERRMGGGYNSREMGITVKGLIQDYKTNTKNEATIVTFNADDTQGNENYNFILNIFPNQNVSMSVNSTQRTTIQYRGTIRAIEEKPETKK